A region of Desulfolithobacter dissulfuricans DNA encodes the following proteins:
- the flgL gene encoding flagellar hook-associated protein FlgL, with protein sequence MKATQGTTYRMLGSRLDDITTRLEELRNIGATGKRLIKPSDDPAAIRPVLSMRKQISNVDRYLETMGISSDTMQATDGFLEHVERIMQRAKEIAINAGNATLNAEDRAVLADELANLQAELADTANGMINDRYIFAGFEDKTIPFVKNDSFDAATYDPADPTTWPYTYQGDENHVYLEISPGEKLQTNLTGTELFLGDADMDGVVDDGKVDLFAVLALTEDAIRTGDTAALDTQLVQLDVAADQNRRLRSQMGNRAARIEEAIYHQQQVKIDLKQILSRYEDADAIEAFNAIMEQETAYEAALSITSKVSKLSILDYM encoded by the coding sequence ATGAAGGCAACCCAGGGAACCACCTACAGGATGCTTGGCTCGCGGCTGGATGATATAACAACCCGGCTCGAGGAGCTGCGTAACATCGGCGCCACCGGCAAACGGCTCATTAAACCGTCCGACGATCCGGCCGCCATCCGCCCGGTTCTGTCCATGCGCAAACAGATCAGTAACGTGGACCGCTACCTGGAAACCATGGGGATTTCGTCCGATACCATGCAGGCCACTGACGGATTTCTCGAGCACGTTGAAAGAATCATGCAGCGGGCCAAGGAGATCGCTATCAACGCCGGCAACGCGACCCTGAACGCCGAAGACCGGGCGGTCCTGGCCGACGAACTGGCCAATCTCCAGGCCGAACTTGCCGACACGGCCAACGGGATGATCAACGACCGCTACATCTTTGCCGGTTTTGAAGACAAGACCATTCCCTTTGTCAAGAACGACTCCTTTGACGCTGCCACCTACGACCCGGCCGATCCCACCACCTGGCCCTATACCTATCAGGGCGACGAAAACCATGTATACCTGGAAATATCGCCGGGCGAGAAGCTGCAGACCAACCTGACCGGGACCGAACTTTTCCTCGGCGATGCCGACATGGACGGTGTTGTCGATGATGGCAAAGTTGATCTCTTCGCGGTCCTGGCCCTGACCGAGGATGCCATCCGCACCGGTGACACGGCGGCCCTGGATACGCAACTTGTCCAGCTCGATGTGGCCGCCGACCAGAACAGAAGGCTCCGCAGCCAGATGGGCAACCGGGCAGCCCGGATAGAAGAAGCCATCTACCACCAGCAGCAGGTAAAGATCGATCTCAAGCAGATCCTCTCCCGCTACGAGGATGCCGATGCCATCGAGGCCTTCAACGCCATCATGGAGCAGGAAACCGCCTACGAGGCCGCACTCAGTATCACGTCCAAGGTTTCCAAGCTCTCTATCCTGGATTACATGTAA
- the flgK gene encoding flagellar hook-associated protein FlgK: MGGLLTALNAGKTSLSANQKSIEIVGNNIANVNTPGYSRQRAELTQIPAVNWGDFFIGQGVTVTDVQRDYDVFINRQLQEKNIDYGEELGKSNSLAELERIFSISEDNLASEIDRFFDAWQQLAANPSGLVERDTVIQRGQLLGDAFKNTYDELENVRQNINTSVLSKVDTINEQLQQIAELNDRIRQVETSGQTANAARDQRDLLIQDLSQTLGVQTYTDSQGMLAVQLPGGLPLVQGGQAMQLEAVMNGSDVNLQVNIAGSTQDIGLDQLGGEMKGLFYMRDEFIAGLRDDLDTLATEIANSVNQVHQSGTGLDGSTGLNFFLDPATLSSIEHPSRNLTVVLTDANQLAAGGPTDPPGTPAAPGDNTNALAMAALEREGLAGLNGDTYDAYFSKMVSSVGIEASRNDLALGGAEDALVQLQNLRDGYSGVSLDEEMIDLVQYQRGFESSAKFLSTIDEMMDSLLQLKR; the protein is encoded by the coding sequence ATGGGCGGACTCCTCACAGCATTGAATGCCGGCAAGACAAGCCTGTCGGCCAACCAGAAATCCATCGAGATTGTCGGCAACAACATTGCCAACGTCAACACGCCGGGCTATTCCCGGCAACGGGCCGAGCTGACGCAGATCCCGGCGGTCAACTGGGGGGATTTCTTCATCGGCCAGGGAGTGACGGTCACCGATGTGCAGCGAGACTACGACGTGTTCATCAACCGGCAATTGCAGGAAAAAAACATTGACTATGGCGAGGAACTGGGAAAATCCAATTCCCTGGCCGAGTTGGAGCGTATATTCAGCATTTCGGAAGACAACCTGGCCTCGGAAATAGACCGGTTCTTCGATGCCTGGCAGCAGCTCGCAGCCAACCCGAGCGGGCTGGTGGAACGGGACACGGTTATCCAGCGGGGCCAGCTGCTGGGAGATGCCTTCAAGAACACCTACGACGAACTGGAAAACGTCCGCCAGAACATCAACACATCGGTCCTCTCCAAGGTTGATACCATTAACGAACAACTGCAGCAGATCGCCGAGCTCAACGACCGTATCCGCCAGGTCGAAACCTCGGGCCAGACCGCCAATGCGGCCCGGGACCAGCGGGACCTGCTGATCCAGGACCTGTCCCAGACGCTTGGGGTCCAGACCTACACCGACAGCCAGGGCATGCTCGCCGTCCAGCTGCCCGGCGGTCTGCCGCTGGTCCAGGGAGGCCAGGCAATGCAGCTTGAGGCGGTGATGAACGGAAGCGATGTCAACCTGCAGGTCAACATTGCCGGCTCGACCCAGGACATTGGCCTTGATCAGCTTGGCGGAGAGATGAAAGGTCTTTTTTATATGCGCGACGAGTTCATCGCCGGCTTACGTGACGATCTTGACACGCTGGCCACCGAGATTGCCAATTCGGTCAACCAGGTCCACCAGTCAGGTACCGGCCTGGACGGATCTACAGGACTGAACTTTTTTCTTGATCCGGCAACCCTGTCCAGTATCGAGCACCCAAGCCGGAACCTGACCGTGGTCCTCACCGATGCCAACCAACTCGCCGCCGGCGGCCCGACAGATCCGCCAGGCACACCGGCAGCACCCGGCGACAACACCAATGCTCTGGCCATGGCCGCCCTCGAGCGCGAAGGACTTGCCGGTCTGAACGGTGACACCTATGATGCCTATTTCAGCAAGATGGTGTCCAGCGTCGGTATCGAGGCCAGCCGCAACGATCTGGCTCTGGGAGGCGCCGAAGATGCGCTCGTTCAGCTGCAGAACCTGCGGGACGGTTACTCAGGCGTGTCCCTGGATGAAGAAATGATCGACTTGGTGCAGTACCAGCGCGGTTTTGAATCATCGGCAAAATTCTTAAGTACTATCGATGAGATGATGGACTCCCTACTCCAGCTCAAGAGGTAA
- a CDS encoding flagellar protein FlgN: MTRETVRQQLIRLRDLIREEREYAKQMDLEAMARIREEKEALIQILDSVKELHPSDYEYARQIRQENRRNAYLFKSTLNWIQETMEFFGRRTAPTTYGQTGHTLAAPVNGRLLSGRI; this comes from the coding sequence ATGACCAGGGAAACCGTTCGTCAGCAACTCATAAGGCTGCGGGACCTCATCCGTGAGGAACGCGAATATGCCAAGCAGATGGACCTGGAGGCCATGGCCAGGATCAGGGAAGAAAAAGAGGCCCTCATCCAGATATTGGACAGTGTCAAAGAACTGCATCCCAGTGACTACGAGTATGCCCGCCAGATACGGCAGGAAAACCGTCGCAATGCCTATCTCTTCAAATCGACCCTGAACTGGATCCAGGAGACCATGGAATTTTTTGGCCGTAGAACCGCACCGACCACCTACGGCCAGACGGGCCACACCCTTGCCGCACCGGTGAACGGACGCCTGCTCTCCGGCAGGATCTGA
- the flgM gene encoding flagellar biosynthesis anti-sigma factor FlgM codes for MTVNFFGVQGFGQVGGVRKTDQTGGPQKTEKSEAGKSTSFASALQGATEMQATTSTQDTERAARVQALKEQVANGSYQPDLDRVASSLLKFLVEEG; via the coding sequence ATGACAGTTAACTTCTTCGGTGTACAGGGATTTGGCCAGGTCGGCGGCGTCCGCAAAACTGACCAGACCGGTGGCCCGCAAAAGACAGAGAAAAGTGAAGCCGGGAAATCCACCTCCTTTGCTTCCGCACTGCAGGGTGCAACTGAAATGCAGGCAACAACCAGCACACAGGATACCGAACGGGCCGCCCGGGTACAGGCTCTCAAAGAGCAGGTTGCCAACGGCTCCTACCAGCCGGACCTTGACCGGGTAGCATCGAGCCTGCTCAAGTTCCTGGTAGAAGAGGGTTGA